One Nocardioides luti DNA window includes the following coding sequences:
- a CDS encoding FAD-binding protein: MQTVDLLVIGCGAAGLATAVQFLQSHPEGIVAVLERTSERDRGGNTAWSGSFFRLTEDYEPLPDMETRMRELSQGKTDEVIIEHLAQNAEPTVRWLSECGVPIHTALPYILSAKIPRVMPVGGGGAIVEGLSRRVTELGGRIHYETTAQSLRTDESTGAVTGVIAEGSDGQPIEFAASTVVLACGGFEGNPEMLDKYLGERGHELQTLVPGGRSNRGDGIEMATRIGAAIDGQFDRFHGEPVDPRSRQPEALVMIYPYGILVDHRGLRFVDEGAGGADNTFETISYEIWRQADQFAYLIADQKLAKVPDLDRALLTDKAPEVADTIEGLAKRLGIESDALAATVEAYNAAATPGPLDVHNLDGVATQGLTPPKSNWARPIDEPPYVAWPVTCAITFTFGGLKIDERARVLRESGEPIEGLYAAGELAGLWHHVYPGAISVLSALVFGRAAGQQAADRVGASAQA, from the coding sequence ATGCAAACCGTTGATCTGCTGGTCATCGGTTGCGGGGCAGCTGGCCTCGCAACCGCCGTCCAGTTCCTGCAGTCACACCCTGAGGGGATCGTGGCGGTCCTCGAGCGAACCAGTGAGCGTGACCGCGGCGGCAATACAGCATGGAGTGGCTCGTTCTTCCGCCTGACCGAGGACTACGAGCCGCTCCCCGACATGGAGACCCGGATGAGGGAGCTCAGCCAGGGCAAGACCGACGAGGTCATCATCGAGCACCTGGCGCAGAACGCTGAGCCGACGGTGCGGTGGCTGAGCGAGTGTGGAGTGCCGATCCACACGGCTCTCCCGTACATCCTCAGCGCCAAGATCCCGCGAGTGATGCCCGTCGGCGGTGGTGGCGCGATCGTGGAGGGCCTGTCGCGTCGAGTGACAGAGCTGGGCGGTCGGATCCACTACGAGACGACGGCGCAGTCCTTGCGGACCGACGAGTCCACCGGTGCGGTGACGGGCGTCATCGCAGAGGGCTCCGACGGGCAGCCGATCGAGTTCGCGGCGTCCACCGTCGTCCTGGCATGCGGTGGATTCGAGGGCAACCCGGAGATGCTCGACAAGTACTTGGGCGAGCGCGGGCACGAGCTGCAGACTCTGGTTCCTGGTGGGCGCTCCAACCGCGGCGACGGGATCGAGATGGCGACTAGGATCGGTGCGGCCATCGACGGCCAGTTCGATCGTTTCCACGGTGAGCCCGTGGACCCGAGGAGCCGACAGCCCGAGGCCCTCGTGATGATCTATCCCTACGGGATCCTGGTGGACCACCGTGGTCTGCGCTTCGTGGACGAGGGTGCCGGTGGTGCGGACAACACGTTCGAGACCATCTCGTATGAGATCTGGCGTCAGGCCGATCAGTTCGCCTATCTCATTGCCGACCAGAAGCTGGCCAAGGTTCCGGACCTCGACCGCGCACTCCTGACGGACAAGGCCCCGGAGGTGGCCGACACCATCGAGGGGCTCGCCAAGCGCCTCGGCATCGAATCGGATGCTCTGGCCGCGACGGTTGAGGCTTACAACGCTGCCGCGACGCCGGGCCCGTTGGACGTGCACAACCTCGACGGTGTCGCGACGCAAGGGCTCACCCCGCCCAAGAGCAACTGGGCGCGGCCGATCGATGAGCCGCCCTACGTCGCCTGGCCCGTGACCTGTGCAATCACCTTCACCTTCGGTGGGTTGAAGATCGACGAGCGCGCGCGGGTGCTGCGGGAGTCGGGCGAACCGATCGAGGGCCTCTATGCTGCCGGAGAGCTGGCCGGTCTCTGGCACCACGTGTACCCAGGAGCGATCTCGGTGCTCAGCGCTCTGGTCTTCGGTCGGGCTGCTGGTCAGCAGGCCGCCGACCGTGTCGGCGCATCGGCCCAAGCATGA